The stretch of DNA GAGCGGCTGCGCCGGGCGCGGCCCGACCTCGCCCTGTCGTCGGACTTCATCGTCGGCTTCCCGGGAGAAAGCGACCAGGACTTCGCCGCCACCCTGCGGCTGGTCACCGAGGTCGGCTTCGCCCAGGCCTATTCCTTCAAGTATTCTCCGCGGCCGGGCACCCCGGCGGCCGAGCTGCCGCAGGTCGAGGAGGGCGTGAAGGCCGAGCGCCTGGCCGCCCTGCAGCAGCTTCTCGACGCCCAACAGGCCGCCTTCAATGCCGCCAGCGTCGGCCAGCGCCTGCCGGTGCTGCTGGAGCGCGCCGGGCGCCTGCCGGGCCAAGAGGTCGGGCGCAGCCCCTACATGCAGGCCGTCCACCTGGCGGCGCCGGCCGAGTGGCGCGGCCGCCTGGTCGAGGTGGAGATCGAAAGCGCCGGCCCCAACAGCCTGTCGGGCCGGCTCGATATGGACACAGTCGAACCGAGACCGGTGCCAGTCGCTGCCGGACCGTCGCTCTGGGCCGAAGCGGAGGGCCGCGCGTGAGCCAAGTTCCTCCCAGCGAGGCGAGCGAGCCGACCCTGCTGCAGTTCGACGACAACAGCCTGCTGCCGCTGCTGTTCGGCGAGCACGACCAGCACCTGGCGCGCATCGAGCGCCAGCTCGGGGTCTCCCTCATGTCGCGCGGCAACCGCCTGGCGATCTCCGGACCGCCGGACGCGGTCCAGGCCGCCAAGCTGGCCCTCGACGCCCTCTATGCACGCCTGAAGAAGGGCCTGCCGGTGGTCGACGCCGAGGTCGATGCCGTGGTGCGCATGGCCTTGAGCGAGCCGGGCGCGGCCGCCAACGCGGCGGTCGACGCGGTGCATTCCGAGGGCCTCACGATCCACACCCGGCGGCGGC from Pseudomonadota bacterium encodes:
- a CDS encoding radical SAM protein, which produces LGRLIRRLAEIEGLERLRYTTSHPLDMDDELIAAHGEVPALMPFLHLPVQSGADRILAAMNRRHTADDYLRLVERLRRARPDLALSSDFIVGFPGESDQDFAATLRLVTEVGFAQAYSFKYSPRPGTPAAELPQVEEGVKAERLAALQQLLDAQQAAFNAASVGQRLPVLLERAGRLPGQEVGRSPYMQAVHLAAPAEWRGRLVEVEIESAGPNSLSGRLDMDTVEPRPVPVAAGPSLWAEAEGRA
- a CDS encoding PhoH family protein, translated to MSQVPPSEASEPTLLQFDDNSLLPLLFGEHDQHLARIERQLGVSLMSRGNRLAISGPPDAVQAAKLALDALYARLKKGLPVVDAEVDAVVRMALSEPGAAANAAVDAVHSEGLTIHTRRRRITPRSPGQMAYLAALAAHNVVFGIGPAGTGKTYLAVAVAVSRLLQGDVDRIILSRPAVEAGERLGFLPGDLRDKVDPYLR